In the Deinococcus arcticus genome, one interval contains:
- the rpsS gene encoding 30S ribosomal protein S19, giving the protein MPRSLKKGPFVDDHLLKKVDAQNERKDKRLIKTWSRRSTIVPEMIGHTIAVHNGKQHVPVFVNEQMIGHKLGEFSPTRSYRGHGADKNAKGSKKK; this is encoded by the coding sequence ATGCCCCGCAGCCTCAAGAAAGGCCCGTTCGTGGATGATCACCTCCTGAAGAAGGTGGACGCCCAGAACGAGCGCAAAGACAAGCGCCTTATCAAGACCTGGAGCCGCCGCAGCACCATCGTGCCCGAGATGATCGGCCACACCATTGCCGTGCACAACGGCAAGCAGCATGTGCCGGTGTTCGTCAACGAGCAGATGATCGGCCACAAGCTGGGTGAATTCAGCCCCACCCGCAGCTACCGTGGCCACGGCGCCGACAAGAACGCCAAGGGGAGCAAGAAGAAATGA
- the rplV gene encoding 50S ribosomal protein L22, whose product MTAPEFRNKKQRKQEVKLRKPGYAVAKYVRMSPRKVRLVVDVIRGKSVRDAEDLLRFIPRAASEPVAKVLNSAKHNALHNDSMLEDRLVITAAYVDAGPTLKRLIPRARGSANIIKKRTSHITIIVGEKGAK is encoded by the coding sequence ATGACCGCTCCTGAATTCCGCAACAAGAAGCAGCGCAAGCAGGAAGTCAAGCTGCGCAAGCCCGGCTACGCCGTGGCGAAGTACGTGCGCATGAGCCCCCGCAAGGTGCGCCTCGTGGTGGACGTCATTCGCGGCAAGAGCGTGCGTGACGCCGAGGACCTGCTGCGCTTCATCCCCCGCGCGGCCAGCGAGCCCGTGGCCAAGGTGCTCAACAGCGCCAAGCATAACGCGCTGCACAACGACTCCATGCTTGAAGACCGCCTGGTGATCACCGCCGCCTACGTGGATGCGGGCCCCACCCTCAAGCGCCTGATTCCCCGGGCACGCGGCAGCGCCAACATCATCAAGAAGCGCACCAGCCACATCACCATCATCGTGGGCGAGAAGGGAGCCAAATAA
- the rpsC gene encoding 30S ribosomal protein S3 has protein sequence MGNKINPNGFRLGITRGWNSRWYAGKKQYAGLLKEDEKIRKLVQRKLNAAGIARIEIERAGQQVNVIISAAKPGIVIGKGGESIKELRQDIERLVSAGTVAVNVAEIPNPNISAPLVALRIAEQIERRFAFRRAMKQAAQRVMESGARGVKIILAGRLGGAEQARTEMVREGRVPLHTLRADIDYGTARAETTYGSLGIKVMVFTGEVIGGRTETFARPQRRNDERRREDGDRPNRRRPAARRRPGGE, from the coding sequence ATGGGCAACAAGATCAACCCCAACGGCTTCCGCCTGGGCATCACGCGTGGCTGGAACAGCCGCTGGTACGCCGGCAAGAAGCAGTACGCCGGCCTGCTGAAAGAAGACGAGAAGATCCGCAAACTCGTGCAGCGCAAGCTGAACGCGGCTGGGATTGCCCGCATTGAAATTGAGCGCGCTGGCCAGCAGGTTAACGTGATCATCAGCGCGGCCAAGCCCGGTATCGTGATCGGTAAGGGCGGCGAGAGCATCAAGGAGCTGCGTCAGGACATCGAGCGTCTGGTGTCGGCTGGCACGGTCGCTGTGAACGTCGCGGAGATCCCCAACCCCAACATCAGCGCGCCCCTGGTGGCCCTGCGCATTGCCGAGCAGATTGAGCGCCGCTTCGCGTTCCGCCGCGCCATGAAGCAGGCCGCGCAGCGCGTGATGGAGTCGGGCGCCCGTGGCGTCAAGATCATCCTGGCCGGCCGTCTGGGCGGCGCCGAGCAGGCCCGCACCGAGATGGTGCGCGAGGGCCGCGTGCCCCTGCACACCCTGCGCGCCGACATTGATTACGGCACCGCCCGCGCCGAGACCACCTACGGAAGCTTAGGCATCAAGGTGATGGTCTTTACCGGTGAAGTCATCGGTGGCCGCACTGAAACCTTCGCGCGTCCCCAGCGCCGCAACGACGAGCGCCGCCGCGAAGACGGTGACCGTCCCAACCGCCGCCGCCCCGCCGCGCGGCGCCGTCCCGGAGGTGAGTGA
- the rplP gene encoding 50S ribosomal protein L16, translating to MLLPKRTKFRKQHRGRMTGDAKGGDYVAFGDFGLIALEPAWIKSNQIEACRIVMSRHFRRGGKIYIRIFPDKPVTKKPAETRMGKGKGAVEYWVSVVKPGRVMFEVSGVTEEQAKEAFRLAGHKLPIQTKMVKREVYDEAQ from the coding sequence ATGCTTCTTCCCAAGCGCACCAAGTTCCGTAAGCAGCACCGTGGCCGGATGACCGGTGACGCCAAGGGCGGCGACTACGTCGCGTTCGGCGACTTCGGCCTGATCGCCCTGGAGCCCGCCTGGATCAAGAGCAACCAGATCGAGGCCTGCCGTATCGTCATGAGCCGTCACTTCCGCCGTGGGGGCAAGATCTACATCCGCATCTTCCCCGACAAGCCCGTGACGAAGAAGCCCGCCGAAACCCGAATGGGTAAGGGTAAGGGCGCCGTGGAGTACTGGGTGAGTGTGGTCAAACCCGGCCGCGTGATGTTCGAGGTGAGCGGCGTGACCGAGGAGCAGGCGAAAGAAGCCTTCCGCCTGGCCGGTCATAAGTTGCCCATCCAGACCAAGATGGTCAAGCGCGAGGTTTACGATGAAGCCCAGTGA